The proteins below come from a single Clupea harengus chromosome 21, Ch_v2.0.2, whole genome shotgun sequence genomic window:
- the LOC105911933 gene encoding gamma-crystallin M2-like → MSKITFYEDKNFQGRSYECDTDCPDMHPHFSRCNSIRVESGCWVLYERPNYSGYQYVLTRGEYPEYQRWMGYNDSIRSCRTFSYTTGSPYRMRIYERPDFQGQMMEFSDDCESVQDRFRSRDIYSCNVMDGYWTMYEHPNYRGRQYFMQPGEYRRFSDWGATCATTGSFRRITDF, encoded by the exons ATCACTTTTTACGAGGATAAGAACTTCCAGGGCCGCTCGTATGAGTGTGACACAGACTGCCCCGACATGCACCCCCACTTCAGCCGCTGCAACTCCATCCGGGTGGAGAGCGGCTGCTGGGTGCTGTACGAGCGGCCCAACTACAGCGGCTACCAGTACGTGCTGACCAGGGGAGAGTATCCTGAATACCAGCGTTGGATGGGCTACAATGACTCCATCCGCTCCTGCCGGACTTTCTCCTAT accaccGGCTCGCCCTACCGCATGCGCATCTACGAGCGACCTGACTTCCAGGGCCAGATGATGGAGTTCAGCGACGACTGCGAGTCGGTGCAGGACCGCTTCCGCAGCCGCGACATCTACTCCTGCAACGTCATGGACGGCTACTGGACCATGTACGAGCACCCCAACTACAGGGGGCGCCAGTACTTCATGCAGCCCGGCGAGTACCGCAGGTTCAGCGACTGGGGTGCAACTTGCGCGACCACCGGCTCCTTCCGAAGGATCACCGATTTTTGA